The window TATGCTCGCCGCATGAAATTCGCCTTGCCCTCTCTGCCGCCGCTCGCAGCCGTTCGCACCGCGCTGCGCGACGCCCGGCCCACGCTGCCGCCCGGCGCCCTCGGCTTCGCGTTGCGCAACACCGCCGCGTCGCTCCTCGCGCTCTACATCGCGTTCCGGATGAATCTCGACGACCCGAAATGGGCTGCGTCGACGGTGTGGATCGTCGCGCAGGGCAGCCGCGGGATGGGCTTGTCGAAGAGCCAGTACCGGATTCTCGGCACCGCGATCGGCGCGGCCGTCGCGCTCGTGCTGACCGGGGCGTTCGCGCAG is drawn from Dyadobacter sp. UC 10 and contains these coding sequences:
- a CDS encoding FUSC family protein, encoding MKFALPSLPPLAAVRTALRDARPTLPPGALGFALRNTAASLLALYIAFRMNLDDPKWAASTVWIVAQGSRGMGLSKSQYRILGTAIGAAVALVLTGAFAQTPELFLPALAAWIGLCAGVATFLRNFRAYAAVLAGYTAAIIAMDAVSAPLHAFDIATARFLYV